Part of the Nitrospiraceae bacterium genome is shown below.
GTTGGTATATGTCTTAAGAGGTGCACCATGAAATTAGAAAAGGAAGCGCTGCAGAACCAGATGATATCGCATTTGCTGTGGGGTGTTCTTTGCTTGATGACCTTCGTGGCAACAGGGCTTGCCTGCACCTTACAAGGCAGTGTCGATGGAAATCTGGAGATTCACAAAGTTCTACAAGAGGCAAGAAAAGCGGCCACCGGCACCCCAGAAGGTTGTAATCTGCTGAGGAGAATCGCAAGAACACAAGCGAAAGCAGGTGATATGGAGGGGGCAGTTCAGACGGCCGCAGATAGCCCTGATTCGTGCAGTCGCTACGCCTTTCAGGAGGTTAATGCTGTCCTCGGAGACGTGAACAGAGCGTTGCAGATTGCCGCAGGAATCGGAGACGATCATGCGAAGACGAACGCTCTATGGGCAATCGTAGAGTCTCAAGCAGCGGCGGGTCACGTGCATGTCGCGGAACAAGCCGCTGTAGAAATCCCAGATGGGACAGATTGGAAAGCGACGGTCCTGGCGACTGTCGCACGAGCGCAGATAAAAGCAGGAGATCGTAGAGGCGCCCTGCAGACACTTGAACAGGCGCTCCAGGCTGCCACCCACCTTCGAAAGGATTCCAGAAGAGCCTCTGCGCTGGAGGAGATCGCAAGCGCACAAGCAGAGGCAGGAGACATCCTCGGTGCTCTAACGACCGTTCAGCAGGTTCCTGAAGCGCAAAAGTATCATTACGTACTCCATTCCGACTTGATGACCCAGCTGGCTGAGGCAGGTGATGTGAAAGGAGCGCTGCAGATTGCCGCCGAGATTGGAAATGCCACTGTCAGAGATTCCGCTTGGCAGGAAATTGCAGCCGCACAAGCGAAGGCAGGTGAGATGCGCGAGGCGATGCAGACCGCTGACCACATTCGCGGTGAAACCGAGAAGGCCAACGCGTTGAGAATGATCGGAGCGGTTCAATGGAGTGCAGGGGACCACGCAGGTGCCACCAAGACCTTTGAGCAGGTTCTTCGGACTGCCACTCACATCCAGAAGCCTGTCGACAAATGGAATACCTTGAGTGAAATCGCTGAGGCCCAAGCGGAAACGAGGGACTATCGCGGTGCAGTGCAAACCGCGGACACTATTCTGGATGAACCAGCGAAGGATAGAGCCCTGAGCGCGATCGCGATGATCCAAGTGAAGGCTGGCGACAACGAGAGGGCCCTGCGAACGGCGGCCCGTGCTCGAAGTAATTTCGTGAAACCCAACGTACTGTGGGCTATTGCACAGGCTCAGCTTAAGACGGGCAATGTGCAGGGGGCGCTAGAGACGGTTGCCAGCTTCCCATCGAACATGCAGAAGGCCAGCTTCATTTGTTCCACCGGGGCAGCTCAGGCGAGGGCAGGCGACCACGCTGGAGTTGCCAAGATGGTCGAAATGGTTCTTCAGACCGCAGCTACTATTCAGGCCGGTTCTGAGAAGGCGAACTTTTTAATTGCAGGCGCGTCGCCAATCTGGGGAGCGCAGGCGAGGGTGGGAGACCGAACCGGGGCCACAAAGACCCTTGAGCAGACTTTCCAAGCTGTCGCCACTATCCGGCTTGACATTCCTGAGAGGGCGTCAGCGCTGGGAGTCATTGCACGGGATCAATCGGGGCGTTCTGTAGTGGATTACGTTGGGGCCGCCAAGACCATTGAGCAGGCCCTGCGAACTGTTGATCTCATCCGGGAGTCCTTCAAAGGCAAGGAGAGGGTTTTGGCGAACATCGCGGCCGCTCAGGCCGCAGTGGGTGACATCCACGGGGCAATGCAGACGTTTTCCGGTATCAAAGGGGAGGGAGACAGGGGGCAGGCGCTCAATGCAATCGCGCGGGCTCAGGCTAAGTCAGGAGATCTACGGGGAGCATACGCGCTGGCCACCAGTCAGCGCTCCTCTTCTGGAAAAGCGAACGCTCTACTGGATGTGGCGGAGGGGATACTAGATCGAGGGAATGCGGAACAATCTCGGATTGTCTCGGTCAAGCGGTGACAAGTTCCGCGACCACGCATTTGCGAGACTTACGGAGGGAGAACGCTTCTAGAGAAAAGTCATTGCTTGATTTAATGTGCTGATCGAGAGCTGTTGGTAGTCAAATGTGAGGTACATCTTGGTAGATAGATCGGTTCGCGCAAGACGGTTTCACTCGTGACGCCGAAGGCAGGACGGCGGAAGAGTGTCGGAGAACAAGCCTTGCCGATCCGAGAGCTGGCTAGTGGGATGACGTGCTCGCTTCTGAAATGCTGGTCTTCACGTTATGTTGCGCAATCTTATTGCGCAGAGTCACGACTAACTGGTCGTATGATGATGAACGAAGAATCGCTGTGAACTGCGTTCGATAATTCTGGACGAGGCTGATTCCGTCCACCACCACATCGTACGCTTTCCAGTCGCCGCCTTTCATCATGAGCCTGTAGTCCATGGGAGTGTCCGTTTTCTTCCCAATCATCACGGTCTTCACCTCCGCATAGTTTCCTTCGAGCCGTTCGTTGAGAAACGTCACCTCTTCTCCAGAGTAGGTGTGTATCTTCTCTACATAGGTTGCTGTCAAAAACTCCGTGAACAGGTCGACAAACTCTTGCTGTTCCTTCTCTCCTAATCTGTTCAACTGGATCCCCAGTGACCGTTTGGCCATTTCCCCGTAGTCGAAGCGGGCATCAGCGATCTTCTTGAGCCGCGTGACAAGCTCATCCATGCGCTCTGGTTTCTTCAGCTCTCGATCCCGCAATAGTTTGAGCGCTTGACCGGTGGTAGTCCTCATCGCCTCGGTGGGGGTCTGCACAGCCGACGATGGTTCTGGTTCAGCTATAGCCCTGCTTGCCCAGAGGATCGGTGTTGCGCATATGAGTGAAAGGAAGAGGCGGCCGAGGATCGTGAGTCCTGTCCTCTCGCGCGACGGAAGCCCAATGCCCTCCGAGTCGATCTGAGGTGCACAGGTCATAGGTGGTCCAACCTGCTTAATTATTGGTCAGCGTCTTACTCGTGCTTGGCCATCCGTTTCGCAGGGAACTGGTCGCGTTTGTGACTCCGCTTCCAAGGGGCATTCAATCTGCGCCAGCCAGGCTTTTGCACAGATTGCGACCGACGCTTCTTCTGATTATTCTACCAAATGATATGTCGCAGCGGCGTCAATCAGCCCGCCTGAGGAATGCTCCCTGTCCAATCATTAGGTGGATCTCAACACTGTTCCTGTCGAACCGCTCAAAATAGGTAGAGATTGCCCTGAGATGGTGAACAATTCTGTGGGTAACTCGACTTACGTGGCCGCTTGACGACTGCCGGTTGGAGACAGGGAAAGGAGATCACGTGAAAGCAGTACCGGATCCTGTTCCTCGCGCCGACGGGCGGAATACGCAGAGACCTGCACGTCGCGGGTGAGGCACTCGCGACCGAAGGTGATCAGGTGATGTGCGACCATCGCGATCTGGAACACCGACTCGATGTTCCCTCGGCACAGCTCCCTCCAGGCCATCTTCCAGAACTCAGCCCGGTAATCGCTAGAGATGCCGACCTGCCGGGCGATGCGCGAGAAGATATCGAGCGCGCGCCGGACATTGACCCAGGTAAGCTGCTCTAGTGGACGGGTCGGCCGCTTACGGTACGGATACGTCTTCCTCGCCTGGGTCGCGTATCGCTCATAGATCTTTCGCGGCTCGTACACCTCGCGGATCACCCGCTTCCAGCTCGCTGCCACGTCCTCGTAAGGCTGCAGGTATTCGATGTTCGAGTCACGCCCTTCACCCGAGTTCAGGCGGCCCACCTTGCGGAGCCGCTCGTAGAGCGGCGTATGTGGGAGGGCGACGAGCAGATTCGGCGTCACGATCGGGATTTGGGAGGCCTCGATAAACTCCAGGATCGCATCCGGTGTCTCAGGGGTGTCGGTGTCCAGACCAAGGATGATCCCGGCGGCGACTTCGATTCCGTAACTATTGATCGTGTCCACGGCCTGGAGCATCGGCGTGCGGAGGTTCTGGGTCTTTTTCATGGCACGCAAAGCGGCTGGCTCCACCGTTTCGATGCCGCAGAAGACGTTCGTCATAAAGGCGTCGCGCATGAGCTTCAGGATCTCGGGGTACTCGGCGACGTTCAGCGTGAGCTCGCAGGAGAGCCGAACGGAACAATCGCGGCGCCGCTGCCACTCGACGAGGTGCGGTAGAAGGTCCAGTGCGGCTCGGGGATTCGCGATGAAGTTATCGTCTACAAAGTAGATCGACGGCGTCCCGCCATCGGCGAGCTGATCGAGCTCTGCCAAGATCTGGTGCGGGCTCTTGAGCCTGGGGTTTCTCCCGTAGAGCGCGGGAATGTCGCAGAACTCGCAGGTGAAGGGGCAGCCGCTGGAATATTGGACGCACCCGAGGAGATACTGGCGGATGTCGATCAGGTGATAGGCAGGTGTCGGGAAGTCGGTCATCGGAAGACGGTCGACCGTACGGTACACGATCTGCCGCTCGGGGCGCGCCACGGTCTCGTCGAGCCGGCAGAACAACTCGAGTGTCCCGTCGCCCACCTCGCCGCAATGGAGGAGATCGATCTCCGCGTAGTGCTCGGGCGCCGCGGAGACTGATGGCCCGCCGAGGGCGACCACCTTCCCTTCGCGATGGGCGCGGCGCACGAGATCAAGAATCTGCCTGCGTTGGATGTGCATGCCCGACACAAGGACGGCGTCGGCCCAGTCTAGCTCGCTCTCCATCACTGGGCGGATGTTCTCATCAACGAATCGGACTTGCCATTCCCGGGGCATGAGCGCTGCGATAAGGAGGATCCCCTGTGGCGGCATGAAGGCCTTGACGGGACCCATCAGAGGAAAGGCGTGATCGAAGGTGCCGAACGCCTTCGTGTAGGCAGGAAACACACAAAGAATGCGCCGGACGCTGGCTGGACGAAATGTCCGTACATTGACTGTCGGGGCAAAGGGTATCGAGGGTGCCGACATGGGTGCCTCTCTCTAGCAGATACCCAACCAAGGCGAGTGTACTGCCCTAATGAAATTTGTCCTAGTTAATTCTAAGTTAAACTGTGCAGTCCACAATTTGCTTATACACAGTTCTCGAATTTTTAGATAGGAATCTGGGGCATGCTCGTCAGCTCCTGAGCAGAGCACTCCAAATGGGAGCCATGCGAGCATTGCATAGCTAGGTCTGTGACCGTTCGAGGATGGCCGTGGTCGTAATGGGATACGGAAGAGAATGAGATATCGCTTAACCCCTCTCGCGACAACTCAATGTCATTCGATTCGAGGCAGAGAGCTAGTCGGCGTAGCGTAGATCGCGATTGTCGGCTAGCGAGAGGTAGGCTTCTCCCCATTGTCGAGGACTTTCGAGACTCCAGGGTTCGTCCATGTCGAGGGGCTTGAAGCGGAGGCCGAAGATTCCTCCATAGACCAAGTGAGTCAGTCCTGCTCCAGAATCTTCAACCAGCTGGGCGTACGCCGGACAGACAGGTGCCTGAGGATTATCGTTCCAGCCCGTGACCCAATACCACTCGCCGGTCGGATTACGATCATAGAGTCGAACTTGCAGGACCGGTCTGACGGGGCCGGCTTCTTTGAATCGCGCGAAGAAGCTGATTTCGCAATTCTCGTTCGATTCAACCTCAACGATCACGGAAACCTTCCTCAGGCGTTCCAGCTAGATGTATTCTAGCGCACGAATCACTCCAGAAACACGAAGGGCTCGGTGGTTTGCCACCGAGCCCTTCGCTCCGAGCCATAAGCTATACGCTATTAGCTCTTCTCTTCTTAGTACATCCCTTCCATGCCGTGGCTGTGGCCATGGCCACCAACCGGCTCTTTCTTCTCTTCAGGGATTTCAGTGATCATGACTTCGGTCGTGAGCATCAAGCCCGCGACGCTGGCCGCGTTCTGCAACGCGCAGCGCGACACCTTGGTCGGGTCGATGATGCCGGCCTTGATCATGTCGACATACTCTTCCGTCGCCGCATTGAAGCCGGAGTTGGCATTCTTGTCGGCGCGAACCTTTTCGACGATCACCGATCCTTCTGCTCCGGCATTGGCCGCAATCTGGCGAATCGGTTCCTCCAAGGCGCGTCGAACGATGTTGACGCCCACCTGTTGTTCCGGCACCAGTTTGACCGAATCCAGCGCAGGGATGCAGCGGAGATAGGCGACACCGCCGCCAGGAACGATGCCCTCTTCGACAGCTGCTTTCGTCGCGTGCAGCGCGTCTTCGACACGGGCTTTCTTTTCCTTCATTTCGGTCTCGGTCGCGGCGCCGACGTTGATGACGGCCACACCGCCCACGATCTTGGCAAGCCGCTCCTGCAGCTTCTCGCGATCGTAGTCCGAGGTCGTCTCTTCGATCTGGGCCTTGATCTGCTTCACGCGGCCCTCGATCTTCTTCGGGTCGCCGTAGCCCTCGACGATCGTGGTGTTGTCCTTATCGATCGTCACACGTTTGGCACGGCCGAGGTCGGTGAGCTTCACGTTCTCCAGCTTAATGCCAAGATCTTCAGAAATCACCTGGCCACCCGTGAGGATGGCGATGTCCTCCAACATGGCCTTCCGGCGATCGCCGAAGCCCGGAGCCTTCACGGCCGCGACGTTCAGCGTGCCGCGGAGCTTGTTCACCACGAGGGTCGCCAGCGCTTCGCCTTCAACTTCTTCCGCGATGATCACGAGCGGCTTGCCCATCTTGGCCACCTGCTCGAGGATCGGGAGGAGATCCTTCATGCTGCTGACTTTCTTTTCGTTGATGAGGATGAGCGGCTCTTCGACTGAACATTCCATCCGCTCGGCGTTGGTGACGAAATAGGGAGAGATGTACCCACGATCGAACTGCATGCCTTCGACGACGTCCAAGGACGTGGTCATCGACTTGGCTTCTTCGACCGTAATCACGCCGTCCTTGCCGACCTTCTCCATCGCTTCCGCGATCAGGTCGCCGATGGTCTTGTCGTTGTTCGCGGAAATGGTGCCGACCTGGGAAATTTCTTTCTTGTCCTGGCAGGGCTTGCTGAGCTTCTTCAGCTCGGCCACAACCGCTTCCACCGCCTGATCGACGCCGCGCTTGATTTCCATCGGATTGGCGCCAGCCGTGATGTTCTTCGCACCTTCGCGATAGATGGCCTGAGCCAACACCGTGGCAGTCGTGGTGCCGTCACCCGCAGTGTCGCTGGTCTTGCTTGCGACTTCGCGGACAAGCTGAGCACCCATGTTTTCGTAGGGATTCTTGAGTTCGACTTCCTTCGCGACCGTGACGCCGTCCTTGGTGATGGTCGGGGCGCCGAACTTCTTATCGAGAATGGCGTTCCGGCCCTTGGGACCGAGGGTCGCCTTCACGGCGTCGGCGAGCTGGTTGACCCCCCTGAGAATGGAGGCCCGAGCTGCCTCGCTATACAGTAGTTGCTTTGCCATGTGATTCCTCCCTTATAAGTCAGTAGTCGTGTTGGTGATCAATTAGCTGGTGA
Proteins encoded:
- a CDS encoding ABC transporter substrate-binding protein, which gives rise to MRTTTGQALKLLRDRELKKPERMDELVTRLKKIADARFDYGEMAKRSLGIQLNRLGEKEQQEFVDLFTEFLTATYVEKIHTYSGEEVTFLNERLEGNYAEVKTVMIGKKTDTPMDYRLMMKGGDWKAYDVVVDGISLVQNYRTQFTAILRSSSYDQLVVTLRNKIAQHNVKTSISEASTSSH
- a CDS encoding radical SAM protein, translated to MFPAYTKAFGTFDHAFPLMGPVKAFMPPQGILLIAALMPREWQVRFVDENIRPVMESELDWADAVLVSGMHIQRRQILDLVRRAHREGKVVALGGPSVSAAPEHYAEIDLLHCGEVGDGTLELFCRLDETVARPERQIVYRTVDRLPMTDFPTPAYHLIDIRQYLLGCVQYSSGCPFTCEFCDIPALYGRNPRLKSPHQILAELDQLADGGTPSIYFVDDNFIANPRAALDLLPHLVEWQRRRDCSVRLSCELTLNVAEYPEILKLMRDAFMTNVFCGIETVEPAALRAMKKTQNLRTPMLQAVDTINSYGIEVAAGIILGLDTDTPETPDAILEFIEASQIPIVTPNLLVALPHTPLYERLRKVGRLNSGEGRDSNIEYLQPYEDVAASWKRVIREVYEPRKIYERYATQARKTYPYRKRPTRPLEQLTWVNVRRALDIFSRIARQVGISSDYRAEFWKMAWRELCRGNIESVFQIAMVAHHLITFGRECLTRDVQVSAYSARRREEQDPVLLSRDLLSLSPTGSRQAAT
- the groL gene encoding chaperonin GroEL (60 kDa chaperone family; promotes refolding of misfolded polypeptides especially under stressful conditions; forms two stacked rings of heptamers to form a barrel-shaped 14mer; ends can be capped by GroES; misfolded proteins enter the barrel where they are refolded when GroES binds), whose product is MAKQLLYSEAARASILRGVNQLADAVKATLGPKGRNAILDKKFGAPTITKDGVTVAKEVELKNPYENMGAQLVREVASKTSDTAGDGTTTATVLAQAIYREGAKNITAGANPMEIKRGVDQAVEAVVAELKKLSKPCQDKKEISQVGTISANNDKTIGDLIAEAMEKVGKDGVITVEEAKSMTTSLDVVEGMQFDRGYISPYFVTNAERMECSVEEPLILINEKKVSSMKDLLPILEQVAKMGKPLVIIAEEVEGEALATLVVNKLRGTLNVAAVKAPGFGDRRKAMLEDIAILTGGQVISEDLGIKLENVKLTDLGRAKRVTIDKDNTTIVEGYGDPKKIEGRVKQIKAQIEETTSDYDREKLQERLAKIVGGVAVINVGAATETEMKEKKARVEDALHATKAAVEEGIVPGGGVAYLRCIPALDSVKLVPEQQVGVNIVRRALEEPIRQIAANAGAEGSVIVEKVRADKNANSGFNAATEEYVDMIKAGIIDPTKVSRCALQNAASVAGLMLTTEVMITEIPEEKKEPVGGHGHSHGMEGMY